The genomic window GGGGtgggaagccatttttgccccctcttggctcctagaaaggctctagagcctggggagagcaaaaaacagaccttcCATCCAATCGGAAGTTGGCaaacgggccattttcaggctccggagggcctccaggggggaggctgtttttgccctccccagactcctaaaaaggctctaggacagtgatggcgaacctatggcacgcgtgccacaggtagcacgcggagccatttgtcaggacacgCGAGGTGCTGCCTtgtcagctgagttcacccttttttaaagccatttttcaccctccccaggctccagaggctttatagggcgaaaagagcctccccccgcctccccagaggccctcttgaggcttcatgagcttccgtgaagccttcggagcgcttaaaacgaccctccgagcaaactggatgtgacttccggtttgtttggagggtcgttttgactgctccggaggcttcagggaagcctcctgaagggccctgaagccttcggagcgctcaaaacaaccctccgagcaaaccggaagtcacttcaaaacgaccctccgagcaaacttcGGAGCACTCAAAACGAACTTCCGACTTCCGGTTTGGGTATATGTGGTGCATGCCACCGCCCTGTGacatccagctgcttggtggaggtcGTGCAGGCGCTGCACGCTGTACACATATGCTCAATTGCCCCGGTTGCTTCGAAAACAGTTAAGGAAcaggggcaggcgggtgggccaaatgaggcACCATACCAgtacagtggccgctgctcccagctactaccaGTACGGTATGGTCGTACCGGGCCataccggccagaacccaccattgatatGTCATAGTTTCGCCGTCACAGTCCTATCCCATTGAGGAGgtcccctgggggagggccttctctgtggctgctctggccctttggaacgatctccccgttgagatccggaccctcaccacccttccggctttccgcaaagccaccaagacctggttgttccggcaggcctggggctgatgaaattccagccccatttgaagcTGTGACTGTggttgtattttaattttgtttgtcttttattttcttatttgtatccccttccccccttggttgttagccgccctgagtctctcgggaatagggcggcatacaaattgaataaactacaagtAGGACAAAAGGCTGTCCTGTCTATTTTTGAATCACTCCAGCGATGGAATAACCACAACTTTTAGAGGCCACCCATTCCTTTGATCGATTGCTCTGAAGTTGGGGaacttctccttaattctaggtttgaTCTCACCTTAACAATCTTCCACCTATTATTTATTGCCCTGttctcaggtgctttgtagaataaatCGACTCCTAGGAGCTGACCAGTtgactaggagacagtgagttctaggcACAGAACTAGCAGGGCGATCTTTGGCCAGTCAATGTTTCTCAATTCCAGGAATGACGCAACGGCAATTCAGTTTCGGGGAAAACCTCATGAAGAAAACGGCAGGGACTTGTGCAGGGAGAAAATGGGGCTGGAtggagcagaggaaggaaggaaggaagagaacttGGTTTAaggctgccatctgctgagggattTCATTGCTGATTTTTATAAGCCACGTTTTGTTGAATCATTGTTGAATAAACCGGAGTTCTCTGCGTACGCAGAGATCATAACTTGGCAATTGAACGAGGTTATGCTTTTAACCCTTAATGCATGTTTATTTGTGAGGAGAATCGCAGGCTGTACAAATTTAAGAATGGTAGTTTGTTTAACCAGGATTAGAATATTGGGTGATACCAGTCCATGTCAAACTGTGTTGAAACATggttaggtgggtgggtggacggatagatagatagatagatagatagatagatagatagatagatggatggatggatggatggatggatggatggatggatggatggatggatagataggcaggcaggcaggcaggcaggcaggcaggcaggaaaacagacagacagacagacagacaggttttCTGGATAAGAATCTAAGATAAGCAAAGATTTATTACCTGTTTTTAAAACAGgctttatttgtttataaaaaaaattaacattattcaatttatttttgtgtttatgttgttacaattttatatatttgtttccaACCTTCATTAGCagataaataataacaaaaattatTGTGCAAAATGCTAAGCTTGGCTAATGTTAATCCAGTTGAGCTTCTTGGAGGCTTAACTAGCCATCTGGCTCACTTACGATTCAATGCATTGCACTATCCCAGGTAATTGCTTAATTTAGTAAATAGGTTAgcacattgtttctcaacctcggctactttaagatgtgtggacttcaacccccagaattctaaATTATGTGgtcttcgactcccagaattctaaattatgtggacttcaactcccagaattctaggttgtatggatttcaactcccagaattctcagttgTGTGAACaccgactcccagaattctaatgtgggaagttatcacccagccctctcccagaaaaatgaaatatcctaggaaatattgtaaaggcagaatatttctctggatatgaaaagaaacatgttttaaaagacagaatagttgcctgtagcttcctgcccaaccccactttgtcaataggccattgagaaggccaggctagcccactttacataataaagacttctccactgcagctgcagggggaagggatattactcaactctccacatggcatctgagaactcatctatacctggattcaaaacagcctagagagtagccccctgcatggcaccatgggagtctgacaaccaatcagaatacatttcttacacaggaacaggaaacagagaggtgggactaaacagggtataaaaagcctagcaagcccctccctcagcccttctcttcttctccaccaacattgaagcatgtgatcacctttttctgttcagggctcaagccatgtggccctgtccaacaataaaccatctttccaagcagcctccatgtctccagtgtctttttcccccacttggagctgaacccagaaggacatttctttcaatcaCTAagttgtgtggatttcaactggcCTATACTATGAATTTGTAAGCAAGATAAAGTAGTTACCATAAAactcattttctattttttccccaaaatatccCCAAGAGTgtagattggttttttttttaaaatcctttgctAGTCATCATCATCTGGCATTTGTAAAACCAGTCTGCATCAAACAAGGTAGTTATTTAAAGCTCAACTGACAtgtcacacacagacaaacaggcAAATCACAAAGAaggtttcatttcctttttattattaacaTGATTCAGTTTGGAAAGCATTATGACAAATGCACACTTTACAAAGggtatagggagagagagagagagtaaatgcAATCGATTGTTTGAATGGCCTTCTTATTTTCCcaatttggattatttttttcccttctggatAGGGAAAAATCTGGTCGTTTTAGAAAAAGGAAGCTTCAACTTTAAAGATGCTCACTAGATGTGTCCCAATGTTGAAAACCCCTGAATTACTTCTAAAAAATCCTGAAGTGGTGCCTAATGTCACAAAATGGTCAGAATCCAAGGAATTCTTAACAGAAATTAACAGAATGAGGAATGTTATAATCTATAGAATGAAATCTGTAATGATTATTttccagggtgtgtgtgtgtgtctaattTTATTGTATGGATTCCACCTCCAGGGGGCAGCACCACTTGTGGAAATTATTAACCAATATTGCTAAGCcaaaatagcactagcaataacaCAGTATATACCGCTTTACGGCGCTTTACCTGTATAAAACATGGCTTTTGTCAAATGATTTATTTGTGGTCAACTGATTCGGGGGAAAACTTGGTGCTAGCCACATCccattcatatgtatgtatgtatgtatgtatgtatgtatgtatgtatgtatgtatatgtatgttgtatttttgctgataaataaagggagactagtatagctgaTGGGAGCTaactagcttgaaatagatctatactagtctccctttatttatttatcagcaaaaatacaacacaaatgtacaaaaggcaacagtaaaaatattgggtttctgtcatgatggactcttgtgacgagccgattgacagataatggaagcagtgaacttcctcccataattggggcttaccaggggttgtgacactaaatatgggtgtgtgtgtgtgtgtgtatacatatatatatgtattatggTATGTAtgcccctttatttatttatcagcacaaatactactacacaaatgtaacaaaaggcaacagtaaaatattgggctttctgtctggatggtctcttgtgacgagccgatggacagagaatggaagcagtagtcttcctcccataattggggcataccaggggttgtgactttaaatatatacctttctccctggctcagctgataacggaggacagcctgtggctcaagtggttaatacatctgcctaatatgtaatacagcccaggttcgaatcccagtaagggtatggctagctgatgagagctaaatagcttgaaatagatctatactagtctccctttatttattgatcagcacaaatgcaacacaaatgtaacaaaggcaacagtaaaaatattggctttctgtctggatggtctcttgtgacgagccgatggacagagaatggaagcagttagcttcctcccataattggggcataccaggggttgtgactttaaatatatacctttctccctggctcagctgataacggaggacagcctgtggctcaagtggttaatacatctgcctaatatgtaatacagcccaggttcgaatcccagtaagggtgtggctagctgatgagagctaaatagcttgaaatagatctatactagtctccctttatttactgatcagcacaaatgcaacacaaatgtaacaaaggcaacagtaaaaatattggctttctgtctggatggtctcatatgatgagccgatagacagagaaaggaagcagtatgcctcctcccatatttgggcatatcaggggttgtgacactaaatacatacatacatacatacatacatacatacatacatacatacatacatacatacatagttgtgtgtgtgtgtgtgtgtgtgtgtattagatatatatacagtatatatgtataaatatatatatttaccgatatttatttatcttatatGCTACCCATCTTACTATTGCGTAACTCTGGGCGGTATCACTGAGAAAAGCTCCTTTCACCTTCTCTAAGTAAAACAAACCCTTATTCAACCATGAACCCAACAGGCGGAAGACAAACCCAACCCAACATGGCTGAATGTTGCGTGTAAACCCAGTCCTTGTCAACTGTACATCGTGTTTTAGGGCTCGGCACATTGCCTGAGCCCAGGCAATTTATCTAGCAAACCTTGGATTGGGTGAAAACCAGGCATTCATTTCTACACAATGGACTAGCCGTGAAATATAGCCCCCTTGGTgtttggaaaagccaaacttaCAAACAGTTGACCTTATCAAGGCCCAAGTATAAAATAAGCAAGCTGGGATCATCACAGCACAGACACCCCGAAGTGAATTTCCTTGCAAGCAAGGTCATTTCAAGCAAGAAGGAAGGCTTGGGGGTCCTCCTCCCATGAGGGGTAAACCACCAACAGTAGGGGGGTGGGTATTTCTCAACTCTATAATAATGCATTCTTGCTCTCTACTGCCCACAACTTTGGCCAACTCATGTGGGTTGGCATTCGCAAGGAGCAATTGCAAAGAAATTGCAAAACATCTGCCAAATGATGactgggagaggaaaggagaatcaGGCCCTTGACCCAAGGAAAGGTCCGTGTAGATCGGACACAACCGAGGTGTAGGGTGGACCACGAGTTGAAAGAATTGAAGGCAGAgccaatgagccgaggtggtgcagtggttaaatgcagcactgcaggccacttcagctgactgcagttctgcacttcggctgttcaaatctcaccggctcagggttgactcagccttccatccttccgaggtgggtaaaatgaggacccggattgttgttgggggcaatatgctgactctgtaaaccgcttagagagggctgaaagccctatgaagcggtatataagtctaactgctattgctaagcaggAGGGAAATCCTTTTTAACCTACAATTTTCCCAGGTTAGGTTTGAGTCCTCCCTGGGAGAGCCGCCACGAGCTCATGCAGTCTCTCATCACAGATTGGCTCCCATGATGTAGAAGATACTGGCCAAGGAGCCCACCAGTAGCAACAAGGAACTCGTCTTCACACTGACAGCCCCACTCGTATTGCAGAAGGAATCTTCACAGCAGTTCACTGAGAAAGCCATCAAGCCGATATCGAGTTCCATGGAAGGACAATGGGCAGAGCAATCTTTGGAGATCAGTTGCCTGTGTCTTTCACCTGCAGGAGAGGAAGGAAATCAACTTGATTGTTTTGTTTCAatcatttcccctcccctccaagaATAGCTGATTGAAATCATAAGTTTGGGTGTTCTGGCTGCCCACTCCCTGGAAAAAGAActcaactatttaaaaaaaaaaaagaattatcttaACTAGAATTAGTAAAGGAAGgcatataaagttggtttatttgatcaagattttTTGTTAGGACGAAAAGGAAGGCATGCAAAGTTGGTTTAATTGTTCAAAGTTAAAGTAagactcatttttaaaaaaagttttggcaaccgaggtggcgcagtggttagggtgcagtactgcaggccacttcagctgactgttatctgcagttcagcggttctaatctcaccggctcaaggttgactcagccttccatccttccgaggtgggtaaaatgaggacccggattgttgttgggggcgatatgctgactctgtaaaccgctcagagaggactgaaagccctatgaagcggtatataagtctaactgctattgctattgctaaccctttATGGATATTTTAATGACACCGGGATTGAAAAGTTGATGCTGTTTCACTTTGCTTACAGATAAGTGGGATGTGGAATGAAGAGATATCTGTCTAACCTTAGGGGCTGAACAGTTCTTCAATTTGCTTATAGTTCTGATAAAGATTGGAacgacagacagacggacagacggacggatattgtttttctttattatattttctctttctttttcttctttacagccctttttatgctttctttccattctctttTGTTTGTCCAATTTACAATAATTCACTATTGTAATTAAcattcttaataaaaaaaataaagaaaagaaagtctcTGGAATTGTTGGTTCCTTTTCAGGGAAGGGCCTTCATATCTTCCAAATAGATATATACATCTACTCTCATTGAAGGCCAAAATATAGGGGGAGAAATTGTACTATCAAAGTTTAAACGTTTAAGGAAGCATTTCCtaaacttggcaagtttaagacatgTAGACCTAaaattccagaatttcccagagattctattctattctattctattccagtccagtccagtccagtccaatccagtccagtccagtccagtccagtccactcCATATTTTCTATGTCCTATATCTTATAtcctctatcctatcccatcccatcccattgctAGAATTCTAGAATGAACAACTCACTTACCAGAACCTCCACCAAAATATTTTGTTATGCAGTAGCGGTCGGTGTCCCCACACTGCTTTGTTCGATAGCATTTGTTGTTATCGTCCACTTTGTCGCATACGAAGCAGAAGAGTGAAGACACTGCAAAGGATCACCAGAAAAAAGCACACACACTTGCATTCAAGTCACGTCATGAAATGAACAGAGACCCCAGCAATTTTGCAAAGCATTATAagcattataaataataaaataaaataataaataaaataaaataaaataataaaataaataaaataaataaaataaataaaataaataaaataaaataaaataaataaaataaataaaataaataaaataaataaaataaataaaataaataaaataaaataaataaaataaataaaataaataaaataaataaaataaataaaataaataataaaataaataaaataaataaaataaataaaataaataaaataataaataaaataaataaataaaataatgactgtgggggcaatatgctgactctgtaaactgcttagagagggctgaaagccctatgaagtggtagataagtcgaactgctattgctattgctattgcaatcgtTCTTCAAGTTTTAGCatccaggcctttaatcaacttggttgctcttctcggccctttttccaaagtctcaaca from Thamnophis elegans isolate rThaEle1 chromosome 8, rThaEle1.pri, whole genome shotgun sequence includes these protein-coding regions:
- the LOC116512208 gene encoding lymphocyte antigen 6E-like yields the protein MKPLFAALLAGLLCTQTVSSLFCFVCDKVDDNNKCYRTKQCGDTDRYCITKYFGGGSGERHRQLISKDCSAHCPSMELDIGLMAFSVNCCEDSFCNTSGAVSVKTSSLLLLVGSLASIFYIMGANL